A genomic region of Metopolophium dirhodum isolate CAU chromosome 1, ASM1992520v1, whole genome shotgun sequence contains the following coding sequences:
- the LOC132937529 gene encoding uncharacterized protein LOC132937529: protein MKSKKRVAEQQAPVDYREDYDEKLVQLNRRLADTRTEHHRARDALDDGEADYVGTKERRDMVLGENGRLIAERQKSVDGLVAEKQRLVAEVKSHWAVVDALYESRVVQFERMLTRLKEDADFFRTRFDTSTQKLENRATMMDKITRVLENASNLKQKQQEGMYANRQILACSMYKYTEELERYIGNFFETVLVGRSDKLNRQTMQNIKEYDRLVKQFEKYRRNYIPERKDQRLAKLYTQQAKIINKFKIEQMEEKISKKESVVPEKPYEGVHIRQQHSNYKIVPQRENSKHEPLVELDPLESVIKLKITLVEEITQQDITENESREWKCSYLNKLFDEIRTVADKVKQYVIDERQPTSYDTTDFEWLLNKGAVGHFATSKTASIQTYDYDVELNINQSYTECKRNNLQM, encoded by the exons ATGAAATCGAAAAAGCGGGTGGCCGAACAGCAGGCGCCGGTCGATTACCGGGAAGATTACGACGAGAAGTTGGTACAGCTGAACAGGCGGTTGGCCGATACCAGGACCGAGCACCATCGGGCCAGGGATGCACTGGACGATGGTGAGGCCGACTACGTCGGAACCAAGGAACGGCGCGATATGGTGCTCGGCGAGAACGGCCGCCTGATCGCCGAACGCCAGAAGTCCGTGGACGGGCTGGTGGCCGAGAAACAGCGGCTGGTGGCCGAGGTGAAGAGCCACTGGGCCGTCGTGGATGCGCTATACGAAAGCAGGGTCGTTCAGTTCGAGCGGATGTTGACGCGCCTGAAGGAGGATGCAGACTTTTTCAGGACTAGGTTCGATACCTCGACCCAGAAATTAGAGAACAGGGCCACCATGATGGACAAGATCACTCGGGTGTTGGAGAATGCGAGCAACCTCAAG CAAAAACAACAAGAAGGCATGTACGCCAACAGACAGATATTGGCATGCTCGATGTATAAATACACCGAGGAGTTGGAGAGATATATCGGTAACTTCTTCGAAACAGTTTTAGTTGGTAGATCTGACAAACTCAATCGGCAAACAATGCAAAACATAAAAGAATACGACAGATTAGTTAAG CAATTTGAAAAATACAGAAGAAATTATATCCCGGAAAGAAAAGATCAGCGATTGGCCAAACTGTACACGCAACAagccaaaataattaacaaatttaaaatagagcAAATGGAggaaaaaatttcgaaaaaagaAAGTGTCGTGCCGGAGAAGCCATATGAAGGCGTTCATATTCGTCAACAACATAGCAATTATAAAATCGTACCGCAGAgagaaaattcaaaacatgaACCTCTCGTGGAGTTGGACCCACTGGAATCcgttattaaactaaaaataacacTAGTGGAAGAGATCACACAACAAGACATAACA GAAAATGAATCACGAGAGTGGAAATGCAGTTATTTAAACAAACTGTTTGACGAAATTAGAACGGTTGCGGATAAGGTAAAACAATACGTAATCGACGAAAGACAACCAACATCGTATGACACGACTGACTTTGAATGGTTATTGAACAAGGGCGCAGTTGGACATTTTGCAACCAGCAAAACAGCGTCCATACAGACTTACGATTATGACGTAGAACTGAACATAAATCAATCATACACAGAGTGTAAAAGAAACAACttacaaatgtaa